In the Oscillospiraceae bacterium genome, GGACGGCACCGTGACCTGCATCGGCACCGACCACGCACCCCATACCGCCGAGGAAAAGGAAAAGGGAGCCGCCGGTATGGTGGGCCTGGAGACAGCCTTCGGCGTATGCTACACCAAGCTTTGCCGCGAGCAGCGCCTGCCGCTGGAACTGCTGAGCTTTTTGATGAGCGCCGGCCCCGCCGCCGTGCTGGGCCTGGCCGACCACAAGGGTATGCTGGCCCCCGGTTACGACGCCGATGTCGTGCTGGTGGACCTGGACCACATGTACGAGGTGAGCGCCGAGGACCTCCACAGCAAGAGTAAGAACTGCCCCTACGATGGCACCCTGCTGTACGGCAAGGTCGTCACCACCATCAAGGGTGGCAAGGTCACGTTCCAAATCGAAGAGTAAGCAATCTACATTATATAAACGGGGGAGCACACAATGTTGACGAACATGGATAAACTGTACGAGAGCGTAGCTGCCAACGGCCCGGTCTGCGTCGGCCTGGATACCGAGATCGGCTACCTGCCCACCACCGACACCGCCAAGACCGCCGGCGAGAACGTGCTGGACTTCAACCGCGCGCTGATCGCCGCCACCAAGGGCGTGGCAGGCTGCTACAAGGTGCAGATCGCCTACTACGAGTCCCTGGGCCTGGACGGCATGCGCACCTACGCCGAGACCCTCAAACTGGCCCGCGCCACCGGCCTGCCGGTCATTGCCGACATCAAGCGCGGCGACATTGCCAAGACCGCCGAAATGTACGCCAAGGCTCACTTCACCGGCGACTTCGAGGCCGACATCATCACGCTGGCCCCCTACATGGGCCTCGACTCCATCAGCCCCTACCTGCCGTACTGCGAGCAGCAGGGCAAGGGCGTGTTCGTTTTGTGCCGCACCTCCAACCCCGGCGCCAAAGATTTTGAGTACAAAAAGCTGGACGACGGCCGCCATGTCTACGACCTGGTGGGCGACAGCCTGACCGCCCTGGGCAAGGACTACATGGGCGAGCACGGCTACTCCAGCATCGGCCTGGTCATCGGCGGCACCCATACCGAGGAAGCCACCGCCATCCGCGCCGCTTACAAAAACACCTTCTTCCTGATCCCCGGCTACGGTGCCCAGGGCGGCAAGGCTGCCGACATCGCCCAGTACCTGACCCAGGGCAACGGCGGCGTGGTCAACTCCAGCCGCGGCATTCTGCTGGCCTACAAGAAACAGCCCGGCGTAGCCTTTGACGAGGCCGCCTACAACGAGTGCGTGCGCATGCGGGAGGACATTCAGGGTGAGTGCAATAAGCTGTAATCTGACGGTGCTGCAACAAGAAACGGTTGCACCCGATATCCGCCGCCTGACGGTGCAGTGGCAGGACCCCCGCCACGAGCCCCACGCAGGCCAGTTCTACATGCTGCGGGCCTGGGCCGCCGACGCTACGCCGATCCTGTCCCGCCCCATCAGTGTGAATGACTTTGACAACCAGACCGGCGCGCTGACCTTTTTGTATCAGCTCAAAGGCGAGGGTACGCACAAAATTGCCGCCCTGCAGCCCGGTCAGACGCTGACCGTCACCGGCCCCTGCGGCAACGGCTTTGACGCCGCCGCGTTGGCAGGCAAGTATCAGCGCATCGCCGTGGTGGGCGGCGGCATCGGCACCGCGCCGCTGCTGCTGCTCTGCAAGCAGCTCTGCCGGGCAGGCGTGCGGCCGGACGTGTACGTCGGCTTCCGCGATACCAGCTACGGCATGGACAGGTTCGTGCCCTGGTGCCACGATGTTTTTGTAGCCACCGATTCCGGCAATGAGGGTCATCACGGCCTTGTGACTGACCTGCTGGACGCGAAAAACTACGACATCGTGCTGACCTGCGGCCCTATGGTGATGATGCGCGGCGTGGCCAAGCTCTGCGCTGCCGCTAATGTGCCCTGCCTGGCCAGCCTTGAAAAAAAGATGGCCTGCGGTTTGGGCGCCTGCCTGGGCTGCACCTGCCACACGAAAATCGGCCCTGTTACCGTCTGCAAGGACGGCCCGGTATTCAACGCACAGGAGGTGTTTGACTGATGGCAGACCTGCATGTTGATTTCCTCGGCAAGCGGCTGGCCGGCCCGGTCGTCGCCGCCTCCGGCACCTTCGGCTTCGGCCCGGAGTATGCCGACATCGAGGACCTGCGCCTGCTGGGCGGCATCTCCGGCAAGGGCCTGACCCTGAACGGTCAGCCCGGCAACGAGGGCGAGCGCCTGTACGAGACGCCCTCCGGCCTGATGAACTCCATCGGCCTGCAGAACCCCGGTGTGCAGCATTTCATCGACCACGAACTGCCCGCTATGCGCCAGTGCGGCACCACCGTCTGGGCCAATCTGGGCGGCCATACCATTGAGGAAAACATCGAGGGCGTGGCCATGCTCTGCGCCGCCGGTGTGGATTTTATCGAGCTGAATATCAGCTGCCCCAACGTCAAGCAGGGCGGTCTTGCCTTCGGTATCCGCGCGGCCGACGCCAGCGAGGTGGTCAGCGCGGTGCGCAAGGTCTGCACCGTGCCGCTGATCGTCAAGCTCAGCCCCCAGGCCGAAAGCATCCCTGAGATGTGCAAGGCGGTCGAGGCCGCCGGTGCCGATGCCATCAGCCTGTGCAATACCTTCCAGGCCTGCGCCATTGATCTGGAAAAGCGCCGCCCGGTGTTCAACAACACCTTCGCGGGCCTGTCCGGCCCGGCGGTGCGGCCCATCGCCCTGCGCATGGTGTGGCAGGCTGTGGGTGCTGTCAGCATCCCCGTGGTGGGGCTGGGCGGCATCCTGACCGGCCGCGATGCGCTGGAGTTCATCATGGCCGGTGCCGCGGCTGTACAGGTGGGTACGGCGAATTTCCTGGACCCGAAAGCCTGCACCCGCATCACCGCCGAGATCGCCCAGTGGATGGACGCACACGGCGTCAAGACGCTGGATGAGATCAGAGGGTGCGCGAGAGGGTAAGGGAAAGTAAGAACCTCGCTGTAGGGGTCGATGCTCGCATTCGCCCCTACAATATCGTGGTATCCCC is a window encoding:
- the pyrF gene encoding orotidine-5'-phosphate decarboxylase, producing the protein MTNMDKLYESVAANGPVCVGLDTEIGYLPTTDTAKTAGENVLDFNRALIAATKGVAGCYKVQIAYYESLGLDGMRTYAETLKLARATGLPVIADIKRGDIAKTAEMYAKAHFTGDFEADIITLAPYMGLDSISPYLPYCEQQGKGVFVLCRTSNPGAKDFEYKKLDDGRHVYDLVGDSLTALGKDYMGEHGYSSIGLVIGGTHTEEATAIRAAYKNTFFLIPGYGAQGGKAADIAQYLTQGNGGVVNSSRGILLAYKKQPGVAFDEAAYNECVRMREDIQGECNKL
- a CDS encoding dihydroorotate dehydrogenase electron transfer subunit is translated as MSAISCNLTVLQQETVAPDIRRLTVQWQDPRHEPHAGQFYMLRAWAADATPILSRPISVNDFDNQTGALTFLYQLKGEGTHKIAALQPGQTLTVTGPCGNGFDAAALAGKYQRIAVVGGGIGTAPLLLLCKQLCRAGVRPDVYVGFRDTSYGMDRFVPWCHDVFVATDSGNEGHHGLVTDLLDAKNYDIVLTCGPMVMMRGVAKLCAAANVPCLASLEKKMACGLGACLGCTCHTKIGPVTVCKDGPVFNAQEVFD
- a CDS encoding dihydroorotate dehydrogenase, translated to MADLHVDFLGKRLAGPVVAASGTFGFGPEYADIEDLRLLGGISGKGLTLNGQPGNEGERLYETPSGLMNSIGLQNPGVQHFIDHELPAMRQCGTTVWANLGGHTIEENIEGVAMLCAAGVDFIELNISCPNVKQGGLAFGIRAADASEVVSAVRKVCTVPLIVKLSPQAESIPEMCKAVEAAGADAISLCNTFQACAIDLEKRRPVFNNTFAGLSGPAVRPIALRMVWQAVGAVSIPVVGLGGILTGRDALEFIMAGAAAVQVGTANFLDPKACTRITAEIAQWMDAHGVKTLDEIRGCARG